A region of Candidatus Poribacteria bacterium DNA encodes the following proteins:
- a CDS encoding metallophosphoesterase, whose product MNAYLIYIALCLVCLTSIATAQSKQLAQYPNQLTRDGHIIVLPDHGTVYMVSDLHAHWDDFNQWLRLTKLVERLQAGEDVYGLILGDAIDYKPDEPRHPPYGDILIVDRVMELQRQLGDKGKRLIYIRGNHEFAAADAYEMLKKQGMTIQNRPHFIRALYDSPLGSYYEQFNFIERMTDTHYEFLMNLPTVVIGKNGFVGVHAGPARFVRGLADLVDPNPKTLEELLWHRPTIAYTGGYTLTHIKNFLENIHGSLLVVGHTPISYFPLRNVRDGIATFGKSQLIFSTGYSGKPGVPAYIEIDLAETYSSVNALKLGVNIHHLYDETGKPKPE is encoded by the coding sequence ATGAACGCATATCTCATTTACATTGCGCTCTGCCTTGTCTGCTTAACATCCATAGCGACAGCGCAATCGAAACAACTCGCGCAGTATCCCAATCAACTGACACGCGACGGACATATCATTGTTCTACCTGACCACGGTACCGTCTACATGGTTTCCGATCTCCATGCACATTGGGACGATTTTAATCAATGGTTGCGACTCACGAAACTCGTTGAGCGACTTCAAGCAGGTGAAGATGTTTATGGGTTGATACTCGGTGATGCCATTGACTATAAGCCCGATGAACCGAGACACCCGCCTTATGGAGATATACTCATCGTTGACCGAGTTATGGAACTCCAAAGACAGCTTGGTGACAAGGGAAAAAGGCTTATCTATATCCGAGGGAATCACGAATTCGCTGCCGCAGATGCTTATGAGATGCTCAAGAAGCAAGGCATGACGATACAGAACCGACCTCACTTTATTCGTGCCTTATATGACAGCCCCCTTGGATCGTATTATGAGCAGTTTAATTTTATTGAAAGAATGACGGACACACACTATGAATTCCTGATGAATTTACCGACAGTCGTTATTGGAAAAAACGGCTTTGTTGGTGTCCATGCGGGCCCCGCGCGTTTTGTCAGGGGTCTTGCTGACCTTGTTGATCCGAATCCGAAAACCCTTGAGGAACTCCTTTGGCACCGTCCTACTATTGCTTATACGGGTGGATACACCTTAACCCATATTAAAAATTTTCTTGAAAATATCCACGGAAGCCTCCTTGTGGTTGGGCATACCCCAATCAGTTATTTTCCATTGCGAAACGTTAGAGACGGTATAGCAACATTTGGCAAAAGCCAACTTATTTTTTCAACAGGCTATAGCGGCAAACCCGGCGTTCCGGCGTATATCGAAATTGACTTGGCAGAGACCTATTCTTCTGTAAATGCCTTGAAGTTAGGTGTGAACATCCATCACCTGTATGATGAGACTGGAAAACCAAAACCTGAATAG
- a CDS encoding peptidase MA family metallohydrolase: MKSLVFVLLLMLPISSTAVTWESVESSHFRVYYQEGTVDPMSILQIAEDFYAEMPELTSRMPAGMIDIWVCDTQKAFQDSVHAPIQDWAVGCAFPLSRRIIIQNPKHIALAKLQLVQVLRHEIAHVLFGQCTRRAVKEIPLWFIEGIATYFADEWVPGRHETLLKHIFSKSILPLHELARGFPRSQAGADLAYAESQDAVRWLVEIQGREVLFALITELHAGNNFSSAFEATVGWNLATFDERWRESLTERYRWASLFSNSYILWGGTGGLALLGYLVCLHRRRRHLSKLAQQEDTVDTFFKT, translated from the coding sequence ATGAAAAGCCTCGTTTTCGTTTTATTATTAATGCTGCCCATATCTTCAACAGCTGTCACATGGGAGTCCGTTGAAAGTTCACACTTTCGGGTCTACTACCAAGAAGGAACGGTAGACCCGATGTCAATTCTCCAGATTGCGGAGGACTTCTATGCCGAAATGCCGGAGTTGACAAGCCGTATGCCAGCAGGGATGATTGACATTTGGGTTTGTGATACACAAAAAGCGTTTCAGGATTCCGTTCATGCTCCTATCCAGGATTGGGCGGTTGGATGTGCCTTTCCGTTAAGTCGGCGCATCATTATCCAAAATCCGAAACACATCGCCCTTGCGAAACTGCAGTTAGTGCAAGTTCTCCGGCACGAGATCGCACATGTCCTCTTTGGTCAATGTACACGCAGAGCAGTCAAAGAAATTCCGTTGTGGTTTATAGAAGGTATCGCGACCTACTTCGCGGATGAATGGGTGCCGGGTCGCCATGAAACGTTACTAAAACACATCTTCTCGAAATCTATTCTACCCCTTCACGAGTTGGCACGCGGTTTTCCACGTTCACAAGCGGGAGCAGACTTGGCGTATGCTGAGAGTCAGGATGCAGTCCGTTGGCTGGTCGAAATTCAAGGGAGAGAGGTCCTGTTTGCCCTTATTACGGAACTCCACGCTGGCAACAATTTCAGTAGTGCGTTTGAAGCGACAGTGGGGTGGAACCTCGCAACATTCGATGAACGCTGGCGCGAATCGTTGACGGAACGTTACCGGTGGGCATCCCTCTTTTCTAACTCCTACATTTTGTGGGGAGGTACTGGCGGACTTGCCCTCCTTGGTTATCTTGTTTGCTTGCATCGCAGACGACGCCACCTGAGCAAACTCGCGCAACAGGAAGATACTGTAGACACATTCTTCAAAACCTAA